A region of Caretta caretta isolate rCarCar2 chromosome 26, rCarCar1.hap1, whole genome shotgun sequence DNA encodes the following proteins:
- the TIA1 gene encoding cytotoxic granule associated RNA binding protein TIA1 isoform X3, with translation MATGKSKGYGFVSFFNKWDAENAIQQMGGQWLGGRQIRTNWATRKPPAPKSTYESNTKQLSYDDVVNQSSPSNCTVYCGGVTSGLTEQLMRQTFSPFGQIMEIRVFPDKGYSFIRFNSHESAARAIVSVNGTALEGHVVKCYWGKETPDMINPIQQNQIGYPQAYGQWGQWYGNAQQIGQYMPNGWQVPAYGMYGQAWNQQGFNQTQSSAAWMGANYGVPPPQGQNGSVLTNQTGYRMAGFETQ, from the exons GATGCAGAAAATGCTATTCAGCAGATGGGTGGACAGTGGCTTGGTGGAAGACAAATCAGAACTAACTGGGCAACACGAAAACCTCCAGCTCCAAAGAGTACATATGAAT CAAACACCAAACAGCTGTCTTACGATGATGTTGTAAATCAGTCCAGCCCAAGCAACTGCACTGTATATTGTGGTGGTGTTACTTCAGGACTAACAG AACAGCTAATGCGCCAGACCTTTTCTCCGTTTGGGCAGATAATGGAAATTCGAGTCTTCCCAGACAAAGGGTACTCTTTTATACG CTTCAATTCTCATGAAAGCGCAGCACGTGCAATTGTTTCTGTCAATGGAACGGCTCTAGAAGGGCACGTTGTGAAATGCTACTGGGGCAAAGAAACACCAGATATGATCAATCCAATCCAGCAG AATCAAATTGGATATCCACAGGCTTATGGCCAGTGGGGCCAGTGGTATGGAAATGCACAGCAAATTGGTCAGTACATGCCTAATGGTTGGCAAGTCCCTGCATATGGAATGTATGGACAGGCATGGAATCAGCAGGGATTTAA TCAGACACAGTCTTCTGCCGCATGGATGGGTGCAAATTATGGAGTTCCGCCACCTCAGGGGCAGAATGGAAGTGTGTTAACTAATCAAACTGGATATCGCATGGCAGGTTTTGAAACTCAGTGA